One segment of Yersinia kristensenii DNA contains the following:
- the tssJ gene encoding type VI secretion system lipoprotein TssJ codes for MATLTGWRVLVLTLCGLLVGCGLTQTVKDGTVNMTKSIFYKQIKTLHLDFSPRAAINADGEQTPLATMVWVYQLKDRKNVDSADYQTLLRKADTVLKDDILASKSVLVMPKGNVTLDMPMDENTQFVAVVGLFNRPDMKDNTWRLVLSRDDLDPDKPRTIELGNSGFILVPVKE; via the coding sequence ATGGCAACACTAACCGGCTGGCGGGTGCTGGTACTTACCCTTTGTGGCCTGCTTGTAGGCTGCGGTCTAACCCAGACCGTCAAGGATGGCACGGTCAATATGACAAAGTCGATCTTCTACAAACAGATAAAAACGCTGCATCTGGACTTCTCCCCACGCGCGGCTATCAATGCTGACGGTGAGCAGACGCCATTGGCGACTATGGTGTGGGTCTATCAGTTGAAAGACCGCAAAAATGTGGACTCAGCAGACTACCAAACTCTGCTGCGTAAAGCGGATACGGTACTTAAAGATGATATTTTAGCCTCTAAATCCGTGTTGGTGATGCCGAAAGGCAACGTCACGCTGGATATGCCAATGGATGAAAACACACAGTTTGTGGCGGTGGTGGGGCTGTTTAATCGCCCGGATATGAAAGATAACACCTGGCGTCTGGTGCTGAGCCGTGACGATCTTGATCCAGACAAGCCGCGTACCATTGAACTGGGTAATAGCGGGTTCATTCTGGTGCCAGTAAAGGAATAA